Proteins encoded in a region of the Ptychodera flava strain L36383 chromosome 4, AS_Pfla_20210202, whole genome shotgun sequence genome:
- the LOC139131223 gene encoding uncharacterized protein — protein MSRLLLTSTFLLSLLVVLQNLPFNRALCSGNPRPQVSLGDATSECDLDSSYCAKFGLEFACTDNYGPPHRCRNKGENVICDSPDIKLPDPTPATTLKVLAYNVWELRYTYYQKGQYERTCRIPQKIFELHGDLDVIVFNEVFMGGCFAFDGISFRDMLEQYGFGYITQTVGEDVSLLPIAPALPPSLPEEISGFENGGVFIASRWPIVAEAEKIFENAVRPSADALSNKGAVYVKIRKEVDSETRHYHILGTHLQAGFGVQGDGARAAQAKEMHTLMKEQNIPADEPVIYAGDLNTELDDADGRWDQMLEVLEAKMPNIVGELDVTYDYENNDLRAEPGEGGKWIDYVIYSNQHAMPNSASQESIKYVASEPFEPCMAALPISQTDPDDGLLPIPIELGQHHYSYQNSCRDSWNVTDLSDHYAVLGVFDFTSPIEPVPNPTQPPIPAECEDDRPQVWLGHTTNECNLTPDYCQMFGLEYVCSARYNNWDLCYVFPGQNVLCAIPKLTLPDPTPATTFKVLAYNVYELRYLYYQSGQHERTCRILPEIFTRHGDLDAIIFNEAFMGGCFAHQGASFRQMLEYYGFKYYTGTIGEDLFLPPENGGVFIASRWPIKRWDETVYESVIAPSDDAMAAKGAMYAEIEKSVDGETRTYHVLGTHLQAGDTDRGGDQARLNQTIEMHNLMLRQNISKEDAVIYGGDLNNNMYTKPDLLDDMLEALEANMPEIVGPINCTSDKCYNDLNYDGDDPVGCAEGRDWLPGSWIDYVLYSHAHRLPSSASQESIKYVDDAFPICFDGIRLFSGHLYPYEENCRENRTITDLADHYAVLGRFEYDSNPKPEDEVSSASAMYSSVLMTFVSLFLQRIV, from the exons ATGTCGAGACTCCTTCTGACTTCGACGTTCCTGCTCTCGCTCTTGGTTGTCTTGCAAAATTTGCCGTTTAACC GTGCATTGTGCAGCGGAAACCCGAGACCACAGGTGTCGTTGG GTGACGCAACTTCGGAATGCGACCTCGATAGTTCctattgtgcaaagtttgggcTAGAATTTGCCTGCACTGATAATTATGGTCCTCCTCACCGATGCAGGAATAAAGGAGAAAATGTCATTTGTGATTCGCCCGATATCAAACTACCCGACCCGACCCCGGCTACGACTTTGAAAGTCTTGGCGTACAACGTCTGGGAGCTTCGATATACTTACTATCAGAAAGGACAGTACGAGCGTACCTGTCGCATTCCGCAGAAAATCTTCGAACTGCACGGCGACCTTGATGTCATCGTATTCAACGAGGTTTTCATGGGTGGCTGTTTCGCTTTCGACGGTATTTCATTCCGAGATATGCTGGAACAGTATGGCTTCGGCTACATCACGCAAACCGTCGGCGAAGATGTCTCGCTTCTGCCAATCGCACCGGCCTTGCCTCCAAGTCTGCCGGAAGAAATTTCtgggtttgaaaatggcggcgTCTTCATCGCCTCTCGTTGGCCAATTGTCGCCGAAGCCGAGAAAATATTCGAAAATGCCGTTCGCCCATCCGCGGATGCGTTGTCCAACAAGGGCGCCGTGTACGTGAAGATAAGAAAAGAGGTTGATTCCGAAACGAGGCACTATCACATCTTGGGAACCCATCTTCAGGCTGGCTTTGGTGTGCAAGGGGATGGAGCTAGAGCAGCCCAGGCGAAAGAGATGCATACTCTGATGAAGGAGCAGAATATCCCCGCTGACGAGCCTGTCATTTACGCCGGAGACCTGAACACCGAGCTCGACGATGCAGACGGTCGTTGGGATCAAATGTTAGAGGTTCTCGAAGCCAAAATGCCCAATATCGTCGGAGAGCTGGATGTCACATACGACTACGAAAACAATGACCTCAGAGCCGAGCCCGGCGAAGGAGGAAAGTGGATCGATTACGTCATCTATAGCAACCAGCACGCGATGCCGAACTCTGCCAGTCAGGAATCGATCAAGTACGTTGCTTCAGAACCGTTCGAACCCTGCATGGCAGCTCTACCGATATCGCAAACAGACCCAGACGACGGCCTCCTGCCGATACCGATCGAGTTGGGCCAGCATCACTATTCCTACCAGAATAGCTGTAGAGATTCCTGGAACGTCACTGATTTATCCGATCACTATGCAGTGTTAGGGGTCTTTGATTTTACGAGCCCGATTGAGCCCGTCCCAAATCCGACACAACCTCCCATTCCAG CTGAATGTGAGGATGATAGACCACAGGTCTGGCTCG GACATACAACAAACGAATGTAACTTGACACCAGACTACTGTCAGATGTTCGGGCTGGAGTATGTTTGCAGCGCCCGCTACAACAACTGGGACTTGTGCTATGTCTTCCCTGGTCAAAATGTTCTATGCGCTATACCCAAGTTAACCCTCCCCGACCCGACGCCGGCAACTACTTTCAAGGTGCTGGCATACAACGTCTACGAGCTGCGCTATCTGTACTACCAGAGCGGTCAGCATGAGCGCACATGCCGTATTCTTCCTGAGATATTCACTCGCCATGGTGACCTGGACGCCATCATTTTCAACGAAGCCTTCATGGGCGGTTGCTTCGCCCACCAAGGTGCCTCCTTCCGGCAAATGCTGGAATACTACGGATTCAAGTACTACACAGGCACCATCGGGGAAGACCTGTTTCTGCCACCCGAAAATGGAGGCGTCTTCATCGCGTCAAGATGGCCGATAAAGCGATGGGATGAAACCGTATACGAGAGCGTGATTGCTCCTTCGGACGATGCTATGGCCGCCAAGGGGGCCATGTATGCGGAAATAGAGAAATCGGTCGATGGCGAGACGAGAACATATCATGTACTTGGCACTCATCTACAAGCAGGTGACACCGACCGGGGTGGGGACCAGGCGCGACTGAACCAAACCATTGAGATGCACAATCTGATGCTCAGGCAAAACATCTCCAAGGAGGATGCCGTCATTTACGGGGGTGACTTGAACAACAACATGTACACCAAGCCGGACCTGTTGGACGATATGCTCGAGGCACTGGAAGCCAATATGCCGGAGATCGTCGGACCGATCAACTGCACCAGCGACAAATGCTACAACGACTTGAACTACGACGGAGACGACCCGGTCGGCTGTGCCGAGGGGCGTGATTGGCTGCCCGGCTCATGGATTGACTACGTTCTCTACAGCCACGCCCATCGTCTGCCGTCATCGGCGTCGCAGGAGTCCATTAAGTACGTTGACGATGCGTTCCCCATCTGTTTTGACGGCATCAGACTGTTCAGTGGGCACCTCTATCCGTACGAAGAAAACTGCAGGGAAAACAGAACCATCACTGATCTGGCCGACCACTACGCTGTTCTCGGACGATTTGAATATGACTCCAACCCTAAGCCTGAGGATGAGGTGTCATCTGCCAGCGCAATGTATTCCTCTGTGCTCATGACTTTTGTCTCTCTTTTCCTTCAACGTATTGTGTAA